The proteins below are encoded in one region of Micromonospora pisi:
- a CDS encoding aminotransferase class V-fold PLP-dependent enzyme, with protein sequence MSDAASLPPEPIPGARLFFSLDPAVTHLNHGSFGTVPVTVQRAQQRLRDETETNPQRFYTVGLTDRIAHARRYLATFLGADPEGTALVGNATAGAAVVLQSLGLESGDEVLSTDHGYGAVAFAVERECRRTGAVPRTVPVPLASSDEEIVEIIRTGLRPGRTKLLIVDQITSPTARLFPVEAIVAVAREFGVPVFVDAAHAPGMLPVEVDRIGADFWVGNLHKWAYAPRGTAVLVVAPRWRARIEPLVVSWEQPTGFPLNVEYQATLDYSGWLAAPVGIFTLRNLGVDRVRAHNAALAAYGQRVVGAALGLGPADLLDPGGPTVSMRLLPLPDGVAATFPDALALRQRVAETLNADIFVTPWNDRGWLRLSAQVYNRAEEYDRLAESLPGLLAA encoded by the coding sequence GTGAGCGACGCAGCGTCACTGCCGCCCGAACCGATCCCCGGGGCCCGACTCTTCTTCTCGCTCGACCCGGCGGTCACCCACCTCAACCACGGCTCGTTCGGCACCGTCCCGGTCACCGTGCAGCGCGCCCAGCAGCGGCTACGGGACGAGACCGAGACCAACCCGCAGCGGTTCTACACCGTCGGGCTGACCGATCGGATCGCGCACGCCCGCCGCTACCTGGCCACCTTCCTCGGTGCCGACCCGGAGGGCACCGCGCTGGTCGGCAACGCCACTGCCGGGGCGGCGGTGGTGTTGCAGTCGTTGGGGTTGGAGTCGGGCGACGAGGTGCTCAGCACCGATCACGGGTACGGCGCGGTCGCCTTCGCGGTCGAGCGGGAGTGCCGGCGTACGGGCGCGGTGCCGCGGACGGTGCCGGTGCCGCTCGCCTCCTCCGACGAGGAGATCGTCGAGATCATCCGCACCGGTCTGCGCCCCGGCCGTACGAAGCTGCTGATCGTGGACCAGATCACCTCGCCGACGGCCCGCCTCTTCCCGGTCGAGGCGATCGTCGCCGTCGCCCGCGAGTTCGGCGTACCGGTGTTCGTCGACGCGGCGCACGCCCCGGGCATGCTGCCGGTGGAGGTGGACCGGATCGGCGCCGACTTCTGGGTCGGCAACCTGCACAAGTGGGCGTACGCACCCAGGGGGACGGCGGTGCTCGTGGTGGCGCCACGGTGGCGGGCGCGGATCGAGCCGCTGGTGGTCTCCTGGGAGCAGCCGACCGGTTTCCCGCTCAACGTCGAGTACCAGGCGACGCTTGACTACTCCGGCTGGCTGGCCGCCCCGGTCGGCATCTTCACCCTGCGCAACCTCGGCGTCGACCGGGTCCGGGCGCACAACGCCGCGCTCGCCGCGTACGGGCAGCGGGTTGTCGGTGCGGCGCTCGGCCTCGGGCCGGCCGACCTGCTCGACCCCGGCGGACCGACGGTCTCCATGCGGCTCCTGCCGCTCCCGGACGGCGTCGCCGCCACCTTCCCGGACGCGCTCGCGCTGCGGCAGCGGGTCGCCGAGACGCTCAACGCCGACATCTTCGTCACCCCCTGGAACGACCGGGGTTGGCTGCGACTGAGCGCCCAGGTCTACAACCGGGCCGAGGAGTACGACCGGCTCGCCGAGAGCCTCCCGGGCCTGCTCGCCGCCTGA
- a CDS encoding tyrosine recombinase XerC, with protein MSRETSSTRAVHERLPEPMRDVVDDFARHLSRVDNRSTHTVRAYVADLVSLLDHAVRMGCGTPGELDLAVLRSWLAKQRTLGAARTTLARRAASARTFSAWAFRAGRIAGDVGAPLASPKAHRELPTVLRADQATALVLAPGDEASPELLRDRVLLELLYGTGVRVSELCGLDTGDVDHGRRVIRVLGKGDKERSVPYGLPAQQALDNWLRLGRPALAGPGSADALLLGLRGGRLQPTIARRVVGGYARAANLPRTTPHGLRHSAATHLLEGGADLRSVQEMLGHASLSSTQIYTHVSAERLRAAYRQAHPRA; from the coding sequence ATGAGCCGCGAGACCAGTAGTACCCGGGCGGTGCACGAGCGCCTGCCGGAGCCGATGCGTGACGTGGTGGACGACTTCGCCCGGCACCTCTCCCGGGTCGACAACCGCTCCACCCACACCGTCCGGGCGTACGTGGCCGACCTGGTCTCGCTGCTCGACCACGCCGTCCGGATGGGCTGTGGCACGCCAGGTGAGCTGGACCTCGCCGTACTGCGGAGTTGGCTGGCGAAGCAACGTACGCTCGGCGCCGCCCGTACGACGTTGGCCCGGCGGGCGGCGTCGGCGCGTACGTTCAGCGCCTGGGCGTTTCGCGCCGGCCGGATCGCCGGCGATGTCGGCGCCCCGCTCGCCAGTCCGAAGGCGCACCGGGAACTACCCACCGTGCTCCGGGCCGACCAGGCGACCGCCCTGGTGCTGGCCCCGGGTGACGAGGCGTCGCCGGAGCTGCTGCGCGACCGCGTCCTGCTCGAACTTCTCTACGGCACCGGGGTGCGGGTCAGCGAACTCTGCGGGTTGGACACCGGCGACGTCGACCACGGCCGGCGGGTTATCCGGGTGCTCGGCAAGGGCGACAAGGAACGGTCGGTCCCGTACGGCCTGCCGGCCCAGCAGGCGCTCGACAACTGGCTGCGGCTGGGCCGGCCGGCGCTGGCCGGGCCGGGGAGCGCCGACGCGCTGCTGCTCGGGCTGCGGGGCGGCCGGTTGCAGCCGACCATCGCCCGCCGGGTGGTCGGCGGTTACGCCCGTGCCGCGAACCTTCCCCGGACCACCCCGCACGGGCTGCGCCACTCCGCCGCCACGCACCTGCTGGAGGGGGGCGCCGACCTGCGCTCGGTGCAGGAGATGCTGGGCCACGCCTCGCTGTCCAGCACCCAGATCTACACCCACGTCTCCGCCGAGCGTCTGCGCGCCGCGTACCGCCAGGCGCACCCCCGTGCCTGA
- a CDS encoding endonuclease/exonuclease/phosphatase family protein codes for MHLRVVTLNLLSPDHGDWGRRRPVLQAGLARLRPDLVALQETVWGNGYDQALDLLGPDYHVVRHSGRSRDGVGAALASRWPVGTVREVDLHVTDRVDLPWCAAVVCEVEAPPPIGPLLFVHHKPTYQVGYALERELQAVACAEFVEEQLAGRNLHVVLAGDFDDTPDSASVRFWTGRQSLHRSSVAYRDAWAAIHPDDPGHTFTPLNPLERAGEMSLELGRRIDYVLVRCGVHGPTLDIVDCRLAFDEPVDGVWASDHFGVVADLAVPEHPPGAWLA; via the coding sequence GTGCACCTGAGGGTCGTGACGCTCAACCTGCTCTCGCCGGACCACGGCGACTGGGGGCGTCGCCGCCCGGTGTTGCAGGCCGGGCTGGCGAGGCTGCGACCTGATCTGGTCGCGTTGCAGGAGACGGTCTGGGGCAATGGTTACGACCAGGCGCTGGATCTGCTCGGCCCGGACTATCACGTCGTTCGCCACTCCGGGCGCTCCCGCGACGGCGTCGGTGCCGCACTCGCGAGCCGGTGGCCTGTCGGTACGGTTCGTGAGGTCGATCTGCACGTGACCGATCGGGTGGACCTGCCGTGGTGCGCGGCAGTGGTGTGTGAGGTCGAGGCGCCACCGCCGATCGGGCCGCTGTTGTTCGTCCACCACAAACCGACGTACCAGGTGGGCTACGCCCTTGAACGCGAACTGCAGGCCGTCGCCTGCGCTGAGTTCGTCGAGGAGCAGCTCGCCGGGCGGAACCTGCACGTGGTGCTGGCCGGGGACTTCGACGACACTCCCGACTCCGCCAGCGTGCGGTTCTGGACGGGCAGGCAGTCGCTGCACCGGAGCAGCGTCGCGTACCGCGACGCGTGGGCGGCGATACACCCGGACGACCCGGGGCACACCTTCACGCCACTGAACCCGCTGGAGCGGGCCGGCGAGATGTCACTGGAGCTGGGACGCCGCATCGACTACGTTCTGGTTCGCTGTGGCGTCCACGGCCCCACGCTCGACATCGTCGACTGCCGGCTGGCCTTCGACGAACCCGTTGACGGGGTGTGGGCCAGCGACCATTTCGGGGTGGTTGCCGATCTGGCGGTACCCGAGCACCCGCCTGGTGCGTGGCTTGCGTGA
- the dprA gene encoding DNA-processing protein DprA, translated as MSTPLQPAVGESTSTDHLTEVRLARIALTWLTEPGTRSVHRLVGAYGPVGALDRLLAGDVPDRRLRTAVAARRAAGDPRDVAAAALAHTERLGARIVVPEDDEWPQQVRDLELLSLPGAERTIDQETAPPLAIWVRGQHLLAEALSRAVAVVGARAASPYGAHVATELGYGLAERDWTVVSGGAHGIDAAAHRGALNAGGLTVAVLACGVDRPYPAGNSSLFDRIVETGLLVSEWMPGAEPLRHRFLIRNRLIAAATAGTVLVEAAARSGATQTLRRALAINRPAMVVPGPVTSAMSVGAHELLREHPRTRLVTGLPHVLEEVGRIGADLAPPARAPRQPRDLLDDESALLLEALPRRGTLDPDALAARAGLDVRTTLRKLALLEDLDLIVRRDDGYAISVPSARPTTADPTLL; from the coding sequence ATGAGCACACCGCTCCAGCCCGCCGTCGGCGAGTCCACCTCCACGGATCACCTGACCGAGGTACGGCTCGCCCGGATCGCGTTGACCTGGCTCACCGAACCGGGCACCCGGTCGGTGCACCGGCTGGTGGGCGCGTACGGGCCGGTCGGCGCACTCGACCGGCTGCTCGCTGGCGACGTACCGGACCGGCGGTTGCGCACGGCGGTGGCGGCCCGGCGGGCGGCGGGCGACCCGCGTGACGTCGCGGCGGCGGCGCTCGCCCACACCGAGCGGCTCGGCGCCCGGATCGTGGTCCCGGAGGACGACGAATGGCCGCAGCAGGTACGTGACCTGGAACTGCTGTCGCTGCCCGGTGCGGAACGGACGATCGACCAGGAGACCGCCCCACCGCTCGCCATCTGGGTACGCGGACAGCACCTGCTCGCCGAGGCACTGTCGCGGGCGGTCGCCGTGGTGGGTGCGCGGGCGGCGAGCCCGTACGGCGCACACGTCGCCACCGAACTCGGTTACGGACTGGCCGAGCGGGACTGGACGGTGGTCTCCGGCGGTGCGCACGGGATCGACGCCGCCGCCCACCGGGGCGCGCTCAACGCGGGCGGGCTGACCGTCGCCGTACTCGCCTGCGGCGTCGACCGCCCCTACCCGGCCGGCAACAGCTCGCTCTTCGACCGGATCGTCGAGACCGGCCTGCTGGTCAGTGAGTGGATGCCCGGGGCCGAGCCGCTGCGGCACCGGTTCCTGATCCGCAACCGGCTGATCGCGGCGGCCACCGCCGGCACGGTGCTGGTCGAGGCGGCCGCCCGCAGCGGCGCCACCCAGACCCTGCGGCGCGCGCTGGCCATCAACCGCCCGGCGATGGTCGTCCCCGGTCCGGTCACCTCCGCGATGTCGGTCGGCGCCCACGAACTGCTCCGCGAACATCCGCGCACCCGGCTCGTCACCGGCCTGCCACACGTACTCGAGGAGGTCGGCCGGATCGGCGCCGACCTGGCACCGCCGGCCCGCGCACCCCGGCAACCCCGTGACCTGCTCGACGACGAGTCCGCGCTGCTCCTGGAGGCGCTCCCCCGCCGGGGCACCCTCGACCCGGACGCGCTCGCCGCCCGAGCCGGTCTGGACGTACGCACCACGCTGCGCAAACTCGCCCTGCTCGAAGACCTCGACCTGATCGTCCGCCGCGACGACGGGTACGCGATCTCCGTACCGTCAGCTCGCCCGACGACGGCGGACCCGACGCTTCTCTAG
- a CDS encoding YifB family Mg chelatase-like AAA ATPase produces the protein MSYAKVLCVGLVGVTGHLVEVEADLAPGLPAVVLSGLPDTALNEARDRVRAAVVNTGQRWPNRRITVNLLPATLPKHGSGFDLAIAAALLGGTGDLPLAPLDGVVVLGELGLDGTVRPIRGVLPMVVAAARAGITRVVVPIDNAAEAAVVPGVRVRAVESLHRLVAYIRDGAALLDPPPRHGAPPPRGPDLAEVAGQGLGRRAVEVAAAGGHHLALLGPPGAGKTMLAERLPSILPELDDETALEVTALHSIAGLLPPGGELVRRPPFQAPHHTATVPSLVGGGTGLARPGAVSLAHRGILFLDEAAEFASGALDALRQPLEHGRVVLNRARGGTEYPARVQLVLASNPCPCAKPAGDTHCECTPLARRRYLSRISGPLLDRIDVQVTLTPLRAAELMASAEANESSAVVGARVATARAAATARWAKLGWKVNADVPGPYLRQARWRLPAASTVQLRRRLDSGSLSARGFDRVIRMAWTISDLDGRERPGADDVAEAIQLRTRETS, from the coding sequence GTGAGCTACGCCAAGGTGCTCTGCGTCGGGCTGGTCGGGGTGACCGGACACCTGGTCGAGGTCGAGGCCGACCTCGCCCCGGGCCTGCCCGCCGTCGTCCTCTCCGGTCTGCCGGACACCGCGCTCAACGAAGCCCGCGATCGCGTACGCGCCGCCGTGGTCAACACCGGCCAGCGCTGGCCCAACCGCCGGATCACCGTCAACCTGCTCCCCGCCACACTGCCCAAGCACGGCTCGGGATTCGATCTCGCCATCGCGGCAGCGCTGCTCGGCGGCACCGGCGACCTGCCACTCGCACCGCTGGACGGCGTCGTGGTCCTCGGCGAACTGGGACTCGACGGTACGGTTCGGCCGATCCGGGGCGTGCTGCCGATGGTCGTGGCGGCGGCCCGGGCCGGTATCACCCGGGTCGTCGTACCGATCGACAACGCCGCCGAGGCGGCGGTCGTACCCGGGGTACGGGTCAGGGCGGTGGAGAGCCTGCACCGGCTGGTCGCGTACATCCGGGACGGGGCCGCGCTGCTCGACCCACCGCCACGCCACGGCGCCCCACCGCCGCGGGGACCGGACCTCGCCGAGGTTGCCGGTCAGGGCCTCGGCCGGCGCGCCGTGGAGGTCGCCGCCGCCGGCGGTCACCACCTCGCGCTGCTCGGCCCGCCCGGCGCCGGCAAGACGATGCTCGCCGAACGACTCCCGTCGATCCTGCCCGAACTGGACGACGAGACCGCCCTGGAGGTGACCGCGCTGCACTCCATCGCCGGCCTCCTGCCACCCGGCGGAGAGCTGGTACGCCGCCCACCGTTCCAGGCCCCGCACCACACCGCGACGGTGCCGTCGCTGGTCGGCGGCGGCACCGGACTGGCCCGACCGGGCGCCGTCTCGCTGGCCCATCGGGGGATCCTCTTTCTCGACGAGGCCGCCGAGTTCGCCTCCGGCGCGCTGGACGCGCTGCGGCAGCCGCTCGAACACGGCCGGGTGGTGCTGAACCGGGCCCGGGGCGGCACCGAATATCCGGCCAGGGTGCAGTTGGTGCTCGCGTCCAACCCGTGCCCCTGCGCGAAACCCGCCGGGGACACACACTGCGAGTGCACCCCGCTGGCCCGGCGGCGGTACCTGTCCCGGATCTCCGGCCCGCTGCTGGACCGGATCGACGTGCAGGTGACGCTCACCCCGCTGCGCGCCGCCGAACTCATGGCCAGCGCGGAGGCGAACGAGTCGTCGGCCGTGGTCGGGGCGCGGGTCGCCACGGCCAGGGCGGCCGCCACCGCTCGCTGGGCGAAGCTGGGCTGGAAGGTCAACGCCGACGTACCCGGCCCGTATCTGCGGCAGGCCAGGTGGCGACTGCCGGCGGCGAGCACCGTGCAACTGCGGCGGCGGCTGGACAGCGGCTCGCTCTCCGCCCGTGGATTCGATCGGGTCATCCGGATGGCCTGGACCATCTCCGACCTCGACGGGCGGGAGCGGCCCGGTGCCGACGACGTCGCCGAGGCGATCCAGCTACGCACCAGGGAGACGTCATGA
- a CDS encoding RNA polymerase sigma factor: MSDELLVVRCQLGERDAFAELVRTWHAAVERYVGRMLAGPDDDVVQEVWLAVFKGLPRLRQPDRFAPWLFTIARRAVMNRLRDVYAHPEPELVEDVAGGDEAEGVVDRETLGGALAALPAREREVLLLFYVEDLPLDACAQICAVPVGTVKSRLNRARKLLRDELSRKGYEA; this comes from the coding sequence ATGAGCGATGAGTTGCTGGTGGTCCGCTGTCAGCTCGGCGAGCGCGACGCGTTCGCCGAGCTGGTCCGGACCTGGCACGCAGCGGTCGAGCGGTACGTCGGGCGGATGCTCGCCGGCCCCGACGACGACGTGGTGCAGGAGGTGTGGCTGGCGGTCTTCAAGGGGCTGCCCAGACTCCGTCAACCGGACCGGTTCGCGCCGTGGCTGTTCACCATTGCCCGCCGGGCCGTGATGAACCGGCTACGGGACGTGTACGCACATCCTGAACCGGAGCTGGTCGAAGACGTAGCCGGCGGGGACGAGGCGGAGGGTGTCGTCGACCGGGAGACGCTCGGGGGTGCGTTGGCGGCGCTGCCGGCACGGGAGCGGGAGGTGCTCCTGCTGTTCTACGTCGAGGATCTGCCGCTGGACGCGTGCGCACAGATCTGTGCGGTCCCGGTCGGCACCGTCAAGTCACGCCTCAACCGGGCACGGAAGTTGTTGCGAGACGAACTGTCGAGGAAGGGATACGAGGCATGA
- a CDS encoding NAD(P)/FAD-dependent oxidoreductase — MTEITRPRPKVAVIGGGFGGVRVAKGLDDIADVTLVDPSDAFLHNVASWRALVEPEWVDRIFLPYDRLLRHGRFVHDRAVAVDGRQVTLAGGERLEPDYLVLATGSSYPFPAKSDEARGATARARFRAAHQELRDARRVLVVGAGPSGLELAGEIKSFFPEKQVTVVDAGPDILPGPYEQALRDELRGQLDKLGVELRLGSPLRDLPSVTPATTAPVSVTTIGGEELDADIWYRCFGTGLQTDYLRGTLADTRDEQGYLRVDDQLRVVGQERIFALGDIADADTNLAGRAMQQADLLAANLRAEITGEGEITSYRRGPTVAVIPLGPDGGAGQLPWIEGIAGPEAVSEIKGRSMLVEMNSVLFDAPVGGDQS, encoded by the coding sequence ATGACGGAGATAACCCGGCCACGTCCGAAGGTGGCGGTAATTGGTGGCGGATTCGGTGGCGTCAGGGTCGCCAAGGGGCTCGACGACATCGCCGACGTGACCCTCGTCGATCCCTCCGACGCCTTCCTGCACAACGTGGCGTCATGGCGGGCACTGGTCGAGCCCGAATGGGTGGACCGGATCTTCCTCCCGTACGACCGGCTCCTGCGCCACGGCCGGTTCGTGCACGACCGCGCCGTGGCGGTCGACGGCCGGCAGGTCACGCTCGCCGGAGGCGAGCGCCTGGAGCCGGACTACCTGGTCCTCGCCACCGGCTCGTCCTACCCGTTCCCCGCCAAGAGCGACGAGGCGCGCGGCGCCACCGCCCGGGCCAGGTTCCGCGCCGCGCACCAGGAACTGCGGGACGCGCGGCGGGTGCTTGTCGTCGGCGCGGGGCCATCCGGCCTGGAACTCGCCGGTGAGATCAAGTCGTTCTTCCCGGAGAAGCAGGTCACAGTCGTCGACGCCGGACCCGACATCCTGCCCGGACCGTACGAGCAGGCGCTCCGCGACGAACTGCGCGGACAGCTCGACAAGCTCGGCGTCGAGCTGAGGCTGGGCAGTCCACTACGTGATCTGCCCAGCGTCACCCCGGCCACCACCGCCCCGGTGTCGGTCACCACCATCGGCGGTGAGGAGCTGGACGCCGACATCTGGTACCGCTGCTTCGGCACCGGACTCCAGACCGACTACCTCCGGGGCACGCTCGCCGACACCCGCGACGAGCAGGGCTACCTCCGGGTCGACGACCAGTTGCGGGTGGTCGGTCAGGAACGGATCTTCGCTCTCGGCGACATCGCCGACGCCGACACGAACCTGGCCGGACGGGCCATGCAACAGGCGGACCTGCTCGCCGCCAACCTTCGCGCCGAGATCACCGGCGAGGGCGAGATCACGTCGTACCGGCGAGGGCCGACGGTCGCCGTCATCCCGCTCGGCCCCGACGGTGGGGCCGGGCAGCTCCCGTGGATCGAGGGGATCGCCGGGCCCGAAGCCGTCTCCGAGATCAAGGGCCGTTCCATGCTGGTCGAGATGAACTCCGTCCTGTTCGACGCACCGGTCGGGGGCGACCAGTCCTGA
- a CDS encoding winged helix-turn-helix transcriptional regulator translates to MTRPVRKATEECARADASLSRAFGVLGKRWSGVVVGVLGTGPAGFRELARAVEGVSDSVLSDRLSELTEVGVITRTVDPGPPVSVSYELTAAGQALIPALRQIARWAEEHLPAGSN, encoded by the coding sequence ATGACCCGACCCGTCCGCAAGGCAACCGAGGAGTGCGCACGCGCGGACGCCTCGCTGTCGCGGGCCTTCGGTGTGCTCGGCAAGCGGTGGAGCGGTGTGGTCGTCGGCGTCCTGGGGACCGGGCCAGCCGGCTTCCGGGAACTCGCCCGGGCGGTGGAGGGTGTCAGCGACTCGGTGCTTTCCGACCGGTTGTCCGAGCTGACCGAGGTGGGGGTCATCACCCGCACGGTCGACCCCGGCCCGCCGGTCTCGGTCTCCTACGAACTCACCGCCGCCGGACAGGCACTGATTCCGGCCCTGCGGCAGATCGCCCGCTGGGCCGAGGAGCACCTGCCCGCCGGGTCGAACTGA
- a CDS encoding pirin family protein, giving the protein MSTTEAEPDFTTCESGPEGLQILEPREVPLGGLRALNVRRTLPQRARSLIGAWCFVDHYGPDQVESTGGMVVNGHPHTGLQTVSWLFDGEIEHRDTVGSVRTVRPGEVNLMTAGRGIAHSEISTPDTTVLRGAQLWIALPDGERHTAPRFEHYAPEPFRIEGARVSVFIGTLMGATSPVRTATRLVGAEVRLEPAATVTIEVDPTFEHGILVDDGRITVAGAGVGQSELLFVPLGPRTLTITAGQGPARILLLGGEPLGERIIMWWNFIGRTHEEIVEYRDRWQAQAFGGGDGGGSPYGTLPEDWQHLIPAPPLPNGRLKLRS; this is encoded by the coding sequence GTGAGTACGACCGAGGCGGAGCCCGACTTCACCACCTGCGAGTCCGGCCCGGAGGGGCTGCAGATCCTGGAGCCACGCGAGGTTCCGCTCGGCGGGTTGCGGGCCCTGAACGTACGGCGGACCCTGCCGCAGCGCGCCAGGTCGCTCATCGGCGCCTGGTGCTTCGTCGACCACTACGGCCCGGACCAGGTGGAGAGCACCGGCGGCATGGTGGTCAACGGTCACCCGCACACCGGTCTACAGACCGTGAGCTGGCTCTTCGACGGAGAGATCGAGCACCGGGACACGGTCGGCTCGGTCCGGACCGTCCGCCCCGGCGAGGTGAACCTGATGACCGCCGGTCGCGGCATCGCCCACTCGGAGATCTCGACCCCTGACACCACGGTCCTACGGGGTGCGCAGCTCTGGATCGCGCTGCCGGACGGCGAGCGCCACACCGCGCCCCGCTTCGAGCACTACGCCCCGGAACCGTTCCGGATCGAAGGGGCCCGGGTGAGCGTCTTCATCGGCACCCTGATGGGCGCGACCTCGCCGGTGCGTACGGCAACCCGACTGGTCGGAGCGGAGGTGCGGCTGGAACCGGCGGCCACCGTGACGATCGAGGTGGACCCCACGTTCGAGCACGGCATCCTGGTCGACGACGGCCGGATCACCGTCGCCGGTGCCGGCGTCGGCCAGTCGGAACTGCTCTTCGTCCCGCTCGGGCCGCGTACGCTGACCATCACCGCAGGGCAGGGACCGGCCCGCATCCTGCTGCTCGGCGGAGAACCGCTGGGCGAGCGGATCATCATGTGGTGGAACTTCATCGGGCGTACGCACGAGGAGATCGTCGAGTACCGGGATCGGTGGCAGGCGCAGGCATTCGGTGGCGGTGACGGCGGTGGCTCGCCGTACGGCACACTGCCCGAGGACTGGCAGCACCTCATTCCCGCCCCGCCGCTGCCGAACGGCCGACTGAAACTGCGCTCCTGA
- a CDS encoding GNAT family N-acetyltransferase, with protein MTNPSATDSSADPIVELDARRHRYTITVASQVAGFTQFFDHDRQRVFFHTEIGKEYGGHGLGTRLVAEALDDVRAAGLRVVPICPFVKSYLDRHPEYGDLVDPVTPDLLARVSGA; from the coding sequence ATGACGAACCCTTCCGCGACGGACTCGTCCGCCGACCCGATCGTCGAGCTGGACGCGCGGCGCCACCGGTACACCATCACGGTCGCGAGTCAGGTCGCCGGATTCACCCAGTTCTTCGACCACGACCGGCAGCGTGTCTTCTTCCACACGGAGATCGGCAAGGAGTACGGCGGCCACGGGCTCGGCACCCGGCTCGTCGCCGAAGCGCTCGACGACGTACGGGCGGCCGGTCTGCGGGTCGTCCCGATCTGCCCGTTCGTGAAGTCGTACCTGGACCGCCACCCCGAGTACGGCGACCTGGTCGACCCGGTCACCCCCGACCTGCTCGCCCGCGTGAGCGGCGCGTAG
- a CDS encoding threonine aldolase family protein: MTASAAPPPIRRSLFAHAPVRRTPQAVLRALLDRVDSDTPPGGPDGPVAQLERRLATLLGTESALFFPTGTMAQQVALRIHAERRNRLAFAAHPQTHLDVWEARGYQVVHGLRFHPAGDRHRLMTGADLAEVGEPLAAVVWELPQRDIGGQLPEWDDLREQVAAVRANGAAAHLDGARIWEAQTYYRRPFDEIAGLFDTVYVSLYKALHGVRGAVLAADTATIDTARVWRSRLGGAIHDAWPLALAALAGLDELLPRMPAYRDHAIALATAINADGTALAWPNPPQTPLFHVHLPAGPAAVERAGAALLAETGTQLFARIRSAPDPTRCSFEISVAENAMEFTPDEVVDLLRELLQRAARG; this comes from the coding sequence ATGACCGCGTCCGCCGCACCGCCCCCGATCCGACGCTCCCTGTTCGCACACGCGCCGGTCCGGCGGACGCCCCAGGCGGTGCTGCGGGCGCTGCTCGACCGGGTCGACTCCGACACTCCCCCGGGCGGCCCGGACGGTCCGGTGGCGCAACTCGAACGGCGCCTCGCCACCCTGTTGGGCACGGAATCGGCGCTCTTCTTCCCGACCGGGACGATGGCGCAGCAGGTGGCGCTCCGGATCCACGCGGAACGGCGCAACCGGCTCGCTTTCGCCGCGCACCCGCAGACCCACCTGGACGTCTGGGAGGCCCGGGGCTACCAGGTGGTGCACGGGCTGCGGTTCCACCCGGCCGGCGACCGCCACCGGCTGATGACCGGTGCGGATCTCGCCGAGGTCGGCGAGCCGCTCGCCGCCGTGGTGTGGGAACTGCCGCAGCGCGACATCGGCGGCCAGTTGCCCGAGTGGGACGATCTGCGCGAGCAGGTCGCCGCCGTACGCGCGAACGGGGCGGCGGCACACCTGGACGGCGCCCGGATCTGGGAGGCGCAGACGTACTACCGCCGCCCGTTCGACGAGATCGCCGGCCTCTTCGACACGGTCTACGTCTCGCTCTACAAGGCGCTTCATGGCGTACGCGGGGCTGTCCTCGCCGCCGACACCGCGACCATCGACACGGCCCGGGTGTGGCGGAGCCGCCTCGGCGGCGCGATCCACGACGCGTGGCCACTCGCCCTGGCGGCGCTCGCCGGACTTGACGAACTACTGCCCCGAATGCCGGCCTACCGCGACCACGCGATCGCGCTCGCGACCGCGATCAACGCCGACGGGACGGCGCTGGCCTGGCCGAACCCGCCGCAGACCCCGCTCTTCCACGTGCACCTGCCGGCCGGCCCGGCGGCGGTCGAGCGGGCCGGCGCCGCGCTGCTGGCCGAGACCGGAACCCAGCTCTTCGCCCGGATCCGCTCGGCCCCGGACCCGACCCGGTGCAGCTTCGAGATCAGCGTGGCCGAGAACGCGATGGAGTTCACCCCGGACGAGGTCGTCGACCTGCTCCGGGAACTGCTCCAGCGGGCGGCACGGGGCTGA